One Aegilops tauschii subsp. strangulata cultivar AL8/78 chromosome 7, Aet v6.0, whole genome shotgun sequence genomic window carries:
- the LOC109737775 gene encoding bidirectional sugar transporter SWEET6b-like: protein MVTADAARNIVGIIGNVISFGLFLSPTPTFCRICKAKDVEEFKPDPYLATLLNCMLWVFYGLPIVHPNSILVATINGIGLVIEGAYLIIFFIYSTNNKRLKMLGVLTAEAVFMVCMVVGVLLGTHTHEKRSMIVGILCVIFGSIMYASPLTIMGKVIRTKSVEYMPFFLSLVNFLNGCCWTAYALIKFDLYVAIPNGLGAFFGLIQLILYACYYKLTPKNEKNVELPTAVNNNTSGGGNVSVTAER from the exons ATGGTCACCGCCGACGCAGCTCGCAACATCGTCGGCATCATCGGCAATGTCATCTCCTTCGGGCTCTTCCTCTCCCCTAC GCCGACGTTCTGTCGGATCTGCAAAGCCAAGGATGTGGAGGAGTTCAAGCCGGACCCCTACCTCGCGACGCTGCTCAACTGCATGCTCTGGGTCTTCTATGGCCTCCCCATCGTCCACCCCAACAGCATCCTCGTCGCCACCATCAACGGCATCGGGCTCGTCATCGAGGGCGCCTAcctcatcatcttcttcatctaCTCCACCAACAACAAGCGG CTGAAGATGCTCGGCGTGCTCACCGCCGAGGCGGTGTTCATGGTGTGCATGGTGGTCGGCGTGCTCCTCGGCACCCACACCCACGAGAAGCGCTCCATGATCGTCGGCATCCTCTGCGTCATCTTCGGCTCCATCATGTATGCCTCCCCGCTCACCATCATG GGTAAAGTGATCAGGACCAAGAGCGTGGAGTACATGCCATTCTTCCTCTCGCTGGTGAACTTCCTCAATGGGTGCTGCTGGACAGCCTATGCACTCATCAAGTTCGACCTCTACGTGGCG ATCCCCAATGGTCTCGGCGCTTTTTTCGGCCTCATCCAGCTAATCCTCTACGCCTGCTACTACAAGTTGACCCCGAAGAATGAGAAGAACGTCGAGCTGCCCACCGCCGTCAACAACAACACAAGCGGCGGCGGCAACGTCTCTGTCACGGCCGAAAGATAA